ACAGAATGAGACATTAATTGCATAATTAATACCTACCGtaaattttatattctcattTCCTTCATGATTGGAAAATGTGTTTCATAGCTGGAAAACCTGTTTTTTAAACAGATGCATAGTATTCTGTTGCAGATGAACTGTGGTTCGTCTCCCTGGCCCTGGCGTTGACTTTTTGGTAGCTCCCAGGTCTTTGTCTTAAATCCTTTTGGGTTGAACGTTCATACCCATAACTCTCTTTGTCCCATGGGTAACTACTCCTTTACAGTGAAATTGTACATTTGTAAACTCTTGATACATTTTTCCCCAACTTCTATCCAGAAACCAACAAAACTCCCAGCAGCAGCATTATAACAGAAAGGCTCTGGCACTTGGCAAGCCCTCGGACGCCAGGCACTTAGCTACATGCTTGATGGggattatcccatttaatcctccaCGTATCTTCTGGAGTCTGTCCTGATTTCATCAGCCCAACATTTGAAAAACTAAGAAACCAAGAGGTGGTGATTTCGCTCACACAGCCAGGATGCAACCCGCCCACCTGACCCCAGGACTCCTGACCCTGCTGCAGGCAGGGTGGGAGAAGCCCGACAAACCCTGTGCAGAGGACGTGACCACTTAGCACAGGGAACCGCAGGTCCTGCAGCCAGAGACGGGGgactcctggggaggtggggtgggctcCCAGCAACAGAGCTGCCGACTTGCTTTCTGGGAGGTGGCGAGCGTCCTCAGCGATCCGCCAGGGGGCGTCCTCAGCTCCGATAGGCTATCTTGAGGGTCTTGGAGGAGGGGTGGTGACAGTATTAATAACCCCTTTCGGTCTTGGGATGTGTCTACCTTTCCTCTAGGGAAGAGCAAGCTGGCTCCCTCCTGGCAGCTCCTGgcggcccagccccagccccgcagCGGCACCTCGGGCACCCTGAGGCTCGGCCTGGGTGACGATGGGACCAGGCGGGTCTTCCCTCGCCCCCGGAGTGCCAGGGCAGCATTTGGGGTCCCTGGGGCCAGAAGCAGCGAGCACTGTCGTCTCCAGCTGCTTTGCTGCTCTGACAAAGCTCACCCTTCTGGAAGCTTCAGAGAGGTGACCACTGACCCAGGGCTGACCTCCCTCTCAGTCCAGGCCTGCTGCTTAAAGCACCTCAGTGGGTTACAGGCGGGACTGAGAGCCGGGACCAGCAGGCAGACCCACCCCCCCTCACCGGCCGCCCAAACTCTGAGCGGCATTTGGATTGAGCTGAAATCCTCTGGGCAGTGGCAGCCTGCAGGCTGCCCGCCGTCCCCCACCCGCCCACTTCTGCCCTCATTTCCAGTCGGCCTCAGGCCTGGGCTTCTCCGCGGGACCCGTCCAAACCCGCTGAGACACTCCTCGGAGCAGAGCCTTGGTTACCCTAGCACCCCCTAAAAATGCACATACCACAGCGCTTTGCGGACTTGGAGGGAATGGCCTTCCCCATTGTATCAGCAGCAGCCTCCGCTGCAGAGGACGGAGCCAGGGTTAGAGTTTGTCACTGTCTGAGCCCAAAGCCTGGGTTCTTTGCCACCACCCTCACGTGCACGCCGAGGACCCCACTGCTAAAGATCAGGAGCTCGGGCGGGAGACAGAGGCAGGCCTGAGGCTGGGGCAGCAGAGGCTCCACCTGTCAGGTGAAGGCCTTACAGGGCCAGTGGAACCACGCTGTCAGAAATGGGACACTGGAATCTCAGCTGCCCGTACACCCCCCCCCTCCACCCGCCAACTTTACAGTCCTGAAGCCAATCCCTGCAAGAGGGGTTTTCGCGACACCCCACCACGGGCTGGTGGCGGGACGGGTCTGGACAGACGTGCCGCGGTGCCAGAATGAGGTGCCCTCCCCATTTACTGCACCGTGACCTTGAGCCAGTCagcttccctctctgggcctcagcttcctagTCTGTGAAATGGGGCAGGGACTGACTTCTGAGCTGGGTCTATAAGCAAGTGGACGGCGTTCGGCACTGCTGGACTAAGAGTTCAGAGAAGTTGGCAGTGTCTGGGGATGACACTGGCTCCCCCAGGGCCCTCGGCCTGATCCTGGGAAGTCGGGTATAGGAGCGTGGGGCGATGTCGAAGGCCACCCTCCACCCGGGCTCTGGCAGTGTGACCAGGCCCCGACCGCAGAGACTGGGCTGCGCGGGGGCTGCGGGGGGAGCAGAGAAGGTCGATGGGTGGGAACGGGTCTGGGCAGAGCAGAGGGGCGGGCACAGCCGCCACGTCCCTCCTCATCCATGCTTTTGGAGCCTCCGCGTGCCAGGCGCAGAGAATAGCAGAAAACAAAGCCGACCGAGACAGCCGCCCCAGGGCGCCGGCATGCTAGTGAGGCCAATTGTAGACTTGAACTGGCCGCTCACCCCACGCGGCCATGGGAATTTAAGGgagccaaaattaaatacaacttaaaattgtatttcttctGTAGCACTGACCACATTTCAAGCGCTCCGTAGCCACATGGGGTAAGTGGCTTTGGACAGCGTGGGTATAGACCATGTCTATCATCCCAGGAAGCCCTCTGGGACAGTGTTGGTTCCCAGCGTCacgaggactttggcttttactccaGAGAACGTGGAGAGCCGCTGGGCAGTTTTGAGTTGTGGGGAGCCTGGGACAGGCAGGCAGAGGCAGGTCCACAAGAGCTGACATTGGTCCtgatgtgttagcatgcggtgaTGGAAAGGACCCCTCCAGAATTTTCCTGAGAAGGCTTTTGGGGTCCTGCCCTAgtgaaaagtgaaattaaaaatttttattaagtatatttattaatattctatttattaGTATATTAAAATGGTGGGTGCTTCAGATGACGGACCGGCAAGGCACCCTGGCCCTCGGTGGCTCCTGGGACTGTCTTTGCTTAAGATGGCAGGGTTGGGGGCTCAGAACACTGCCCCCAGGAAGTCCCCTCCATGGCCAGTTCCAGACCCCTTAGAATTTCAGAATTGAACCGGGACACTCAGTTCTAGGCAGCGTGTTTCCTCTGGCGGTCCTGGGGCTGAGAAGTCTCTCTCTTGACGCCCCAGATGACAGGTGGAGAGACTAGCTGTGGATGCCTGAGATCAGGCTTTCCTCCTGCTCCCCCCTCCCAAaccccttctcttctctgggaAGCAGCCTACCTCTCCAGCCAGCCTGGCGGAGGACTGGCCCCTCTCAGCCAGCAGGGCCAGTGGGCTCCGTAGGCTGTGGTTGCCATGACGACCTTAGCTGGGCAGGTAGGAGCCTGGGTGAGGCTTCCAGAGCCATCTTGCTGAGGCCagcacagcccagcccagcttcCCTCGGGCAGGATCATTATCATCACAGCCCCCTGAACTCACCAGTGTCCAGGCCCCTCTTCTTAGCGCCCCCCCCCCTTGTTGGGGACCTGGCCCTTCTTCCCATGTGGTGCCCAGCATAGAGCATAAGGGTCTGTTTATACatcagatctgggtttgaatcctggctctgttatTCCCTGTCTAAGGGATCTTGGGTAAGTCACTAGCCCCTCAGAGCTCTGCTTTGTCACGTGTACGGGGTGAAATAACAGTCCTGGTACGGGGTGAGTTTGAGCAGGCGACTGTGACACGTGGAGAGTTTCCCGTGCAACCTGTGTTCCGTTCTGCGGCCGCCTGTCCTTGCAGCCGTGCACAGCCTCCCCTGGGTACACTTTCTGCAGGACGGGCTGGAAGGATGGTCTTTGTGAGCTAGTCAAGGAGACTGGGCGATCACTGCCGCTCTGAacctcccccaccctgcccccgccGGTGCCCCCGCCCCCAGGGTCCCCGGGCTCTCAGGAGGGACTTGGGTGACAGTCACTGCCCGCTGGAAGGGGGCAACCTCAGGAGGCCTTCTGGAGCTGAATGTGCTTCCAGAGGAGCCTGAAGTACAGGTCTGATTGAAGCAGGGAGAAAAATCCCAGGCCCCCCACCCTGTCTTCTCCTGGCCTCCCCTCTGTCCCCCAGCCCCGGGGAGGTTCCTGGGAACCCAGTGTGAAAACCAAGGGACCCGGTCCACCGGTATAAGGTGGTGATGGCAGCACCTGGTACCCAGAAAGGTGGTGAGAACCAGAAATAGCAAAGTTGTCACTGCTGAGTACTCACTACTTctcagctggggaaactgaggcccagcacaGATGAACCCCCTGTTCCCATGGCCCCTGCCCTGCGGAGCTGCCCGGCACATCCAGAGTCCTCTGAGAGCCTTCCCTGCTCGGTCCTCCCGGGATGGGACCTTGAAGGACGATCCCGTCCTCCTTTGACAGACGAGGGCGCTGAGGCCCAGAGGGCGGGCTGGCCGAGGTCGCACAGCCGGGGCCCATCAGGCATAAGCCGGCCTTCTGTGTCCCCCCTCCAGAGCTGCCCTCCTCGGAACACCTGAGCGTAGCCGACGCCACCTGGCTGGCCCTCAACGTGGTGTCGGGTGGTGGCAGCTTCTCCAGCTCCCAGCCCATCGGTGTGACCAAGATCGCCAAGTCGGTCATCGCCCCGCTGGCCGATCAGAACATCTCTGTGTTCATGCTGTCCACCTACCAGACGGACTTCATCCTGGTGAGCAAGCTGCGGCCCACACCCCGGCAACGTGGGCACCCCCTCGGACGTGGTCTGTAAAGTCTGTGCCTCCCCGTTCCGTGATCAGCTCAGAGAGAGGTCAAGGGTACCTTAGGGTCCTCAGTCCGTGTTAGCATGGCCCTGGCTGGGCTCTAGCCCCACCCACTGGCTGCCCTCTGTGTGGACCGTGCTGGGTTTAAGCTGGAGGCCAGGAAGTGAGGGCTGGGGGCGTGTGTGGGCGGGATGCCCTCCTAGCTGGATGTCTGGCTCCCCCAATCCCATACCCCTCCCCTGGGGTGGCAGGTGTGTCTGGTCACGGAGCCGGCGGCATTTCCTGGCTACGGTGTTATTCATGCTCTTCTCCCATAGGGCGTGGCCACCCTGGAGagtcctcccaggccagggacaGGTGTGGGCGCCACACACAagagggagtgggggagtggaCCCGCACCTGCTGGCCCTCAGCGCGGAGTCTCCTCCCCTCTGCGTCCTCCCTGCTGCCCCTGGCCCCAGGCTCCCGTCCCCAGCCAGGACAGCGGGAGGCAAGGACAGGGGAGGCTCCTTCTGCGGACAGAATCTCAGAGCGAAGGGGCTGGTGACCCCAGGCCCACTCCATCCGGGGACCACGGTGCACTCACTCTTTGACTCCCCGACCCCAGGTGCGTGAGCGGGACCTGCCCTTCGTTACCCACACCTTGTCATCAGAGTTCACCATCCTGCGGGTCGTCAATGGCGAGACAGTGGCAGCCGAGAACCTCGGCATCACCAACGGCTTCGTGAAGCCCAAGATGGGTgagttgggggagagggagggttgTGCAGAGAGACCTCAAGAAATGACCAGGTCCTGCCCCAGGGCAGCCCCATTCCCAGAGCATCGGTTGAGGGCCAGGCATAACACGGTACAACAGTCCTGATCAGACTCTGTTCCCAAGGTCTAGCCAGGGCAGTGGATGCGGATGCAGCCAGCAATGGCCAGAGGCCACTTCTGACCCAGACCAGGCTATCAGGGCAGGCCTCCCAGAGGCAGTGACTCTCAAGCTGAAGCTTGGAGCACAAGTAGGAGCTACGCCAGGTGGTGAAGGCTGGGAAGGGCGTTCCAGGCAGGCGGCGTGGCGTGTGCAAAGGCccgggggcctgggggtgggccTGGAGGATCGGGAGAGCTGTAGGGGGTGCTGGAGGCTGGAGAAGCGACAGGGGCCAGGTCTTGCGGGGCCTGCAGCCGGCCTCCCCAGAGCGGCTGCCGGCTGACCCGACCCCTCTTCCTGGGCCCGCCCCTGCCCCACGATGCTCCTCTCCTCCCGGCCTCAGCGCCCCTTGTCTTTGTGCTCTCACAGTCCAGAGGCCCGTCATCCACCCACTGTCCAGCCCGAGCAACAGGTTCTGTGTCACCAGCCTGGACCCTGACACACTGCCCGCTGTTGCCACACTCCTGATGGACGTCATGTTCTACTCCAACGGGTAGGGCCTCCTCGGGTGCGAGGGGCCGCCGGGTGGCCAAGGGGAGACACGGCTCTGTCTAGTAGCCCCAGTCTGAGGGGGGAGGCACAGACCTGCCCTGGGAGCTCGTTTGAGAAGCGAGACATGGCCGTACCCCAGATCCCCATTCTAAGAGGGGAGAATGGCGTTCCTTGGGAACCCAAAGCTTGGTGAGGCCCTGGGCCCACATGCGGGTATGATAAACGGCCCACTGTCACCTGAGCTCCTAGGGCCGGCCCAGTCATTTGAAGAGCTGGGACCTCAGGATTTTTCATTCGGTGGCCGACAGCTCTGCATTTTTCCTCAGGGCCGATTGTAAGTTTTGGCCAACACCAGTGGAGCGGGGCCAGGGGCCAGTGAGCTGACAGTGACCGTAGACTGTGCCCTGAGATGTGGGCCATCACGGGGACAGAGAGGCCACCCCAGGAAGGGGCAAGTGTAGCCTGTGCCGAGGGCGGCGGGATGGGTCTCCGGAAACGCGCGGTGCGGCGCTCATCTCTGCGAGTGCCTTGGAAGCATCCACGCCTCACGGATGCGGGTGGTGCCTCAGGGTCCGCCAGCGAGGCGGGATCAGAGCCAGGACTTGGCCCGTGCTCTTCCCAGCAGCCCCAGACTGatgggccgggggcggggggcaggggggcctGGGGGCCCCACTGCACCCCTCACCAGCTGCCCCGCCCCCAGAGCGAAGGACCCCTTGGCGGCCGGCGACGACTGCGGCCACATCCGCTTCTTCTCCTTCTCGCTCATCGAGGGCTACGTCTCCCTGGTGATGGACGTGCAGACCCAGCAGAGGTGCGCCGGGCCCCGGCGTGGGGGCTTGTGATGGGCTCATCGCCCACGTGGTCCTAAGAAGTCCCTACCCCAGCCCTTCCTGGCAGGGGAGTGGCCCTGGGTCATCCAGCGCCACCCCGTGCTGTCTGTccctcaccccccaacccccgcctggAGCTGGGCAGGGGTACGCTGACCAGCCTGAGCAAAGGGGGGGCAGTGGTTCCAAAGCCCagtcccagctttgccctcctcctcctccccctaccCAACCCCAGACGCGGAAGGTGCCGAGCGAGTGCGCTGAGGGCTTGGGAGAGTGCTTGGGGCCCCTGAGCTTAGGCCAGACACCCCCTTGCTCTGGCCCTACGTCAGCGCCCAAGGACAGGGAGCGCTCCGGGCAGGGCTGGCTGGCGGAGCACCGTTCCTACCTGGGGATTAACACCGCTCGCTCCCTTTCAAGGTTTCCTAGTAACTTGTTGTTCACGAGCGCGTCTGGAGAGCTCTGGAAGATGGTGCGGATTGGAGGACAGCCCCTAGGATTTGGTGAGCCCTGGGGGGCTGGGGCCGGCATCGCCGAGAGCCATGCATCTGTACCCCTGGTgtagatggggagactgaggtccCCACGGCCCACGCGGTCCCTTGACCAGTGAGTGACAGGAGGCACTGGCCTCGGAGGATGGAAGGGCAGCTTCAGCCAAAGCACTCCTCTCCGTCCCCTCCCCACTGAAAAATTAAAGCCTGCTTATTATGAGAATATTGGGAATGTGATAAAAatagaagagggggaaaaaaaaatctctccttaGTCCCACTGTTGACAGGGAATGACTGTTGTCATTTTTaatgaggtgttttgttttttttttttaaacacagttgcCGAGCAGCTCACAGTAAAACTCAGACATCCCAGCCCCTCACCTTTTTCCCTATGTGATCACAGTGACCTGACCCCCCAGGAGAAAACTCACAGGAGTCCCCCCAAGACTCAGTCTAGCTTCAGTTTCCACAATTGTCCAAACTGTCTTTGGTAGACAGTTCTTCCCATCAGCATATTCCGAGGGGCCACGGGTCTCCGACCTCTCGGTTGGAGGGGCCACACGGTACCGATTCTCCCGGCGCTGAGTGTCGGCTGCTGGCCCCCTTGTGATGACTGCATTGTCTTGATGAGACATGATTTCTTTGGGCTAGACTTGTCAGACCCAAGACCTTGAGCCCAGAAGAGGCTCTTGGTAAATCACGTTTGTTTTGGGGAGCGCGCCCTCAGCTGGCCCTGATGGGATCAGTAAATCCGGATTTCCCATAGACAGAGTGCAGAATGTTCCAGATAGAGCTCAGACTGCTCCAGGGGCCCTGGGGTCAGCCCAGGGGGCTCTGCTTCTGGGACGGGACATGAAGGTGGCAGGGCATTTTGACCTGAGGGCCACAGGTCGGAGAGGGAACCAGGTTCTGTCACCTGCCTGTGGCTTTCTCTGGACAAGGTCGTCGCAGACGGACAGCAACTAGCAGGACTGGACAGCACCCCCTGACTCTGCTCACATCAAGGCCAAAGCCAGAGCCATCCCGGGGGCAGGGCAGTGGGCTGCTTTCTGCAGTGCTAGGAAATGTACACTGAAGGCTCCTGGTCCAACCCTGGGCTCCAGCCTGTCTCTCGGGGCCACCTTCTCCACAGACCCCAGCATTTCTCCCACCCACATTGGCTGCCCAGTTTGGGGCCGTGGGGATGTGGAGACCCAGTAGCCTAGAGGCAAGTTTGCCAGTGAAGGAGGTGGAAGGAAACCaaggtgaccttggacaggttgcttaacctctgagcctcagtttcctagtcTATAAAACAAGGATGATGGTAGATCCCGCTTCAGGGTGGTGCGAAGCCCTCCGTGACGTTGTCAGTTACACCGAGTGCTCAGCCAGCAGCAGTTGCTGTCACTGTCACATGTAAGGACATGTAAGAGAGGTTTAGAGAGGTTTgaggcagggaaggcttcccagaggaggtggccCCAGAGGTGACCGGTGGATGTTAACCTGGCTGACGGACGGGGAGGAGAGGGCGGCACCAGCAGAGGTGGGTGTGACACAGGCGGTGCCTCTCCATggcagaaacagaggaaaagagCCTCACCAGGTCCTCACAGGCAAAGGGGCAGAGGCGTCACTGGAGACTCAGAGGAGAAGCAGGAAGTTGTGTCtatcagtttatctttttttttttttttttttactgaagtagagttgatttacaatgttacgttaatttctgctgtacagcaaagtgattcagttatatatacatatatatgtattctttttcatattcttttccattttagtttatcacgggatattgaatatagttccctgtgctatacagtaggaccttgctgtttatccattccatatgtaacagtttgcatctgctaaaccaAACTCTCACTCcggccctcctccagccccctccccgttggcaaccacaagtctgatctctatgtctgagagtctgtttctgtttcatagataggttcatttgtgtcatattttagattccacatgtaagtgatatcatatggtgtttgtctttctctgtctgactgacttcgcttagtatgatcatctctaggtccgtccgtgttgctgcaaatggcattatttccttcttttttatggctgagtagtagtccatggtgtatatacgtaccacatcttctttatccattcgtctgtcagtggacatttcgttgtttccgtgtcttggctactgtgaatagtgctgctgcgAACATGgtggtgcgtgtatctttttgaattaagagttttgtctggatatatgcccaggagtgggattgctggatcatatggcaaacgtatttttagttttctgaggaacctccgtactgtttttcatagtggctgcaccgaccgtgtgggagggttcccttttctccacaccctctccagcatttgttatttgtagagtttttagtgatggccattctgacccgtgtgaggtggtacctcattggagttttatttgcatttctctaataatcagtgatgcaTATCAGCTTATCTTTTTGTCCCCAGCTTTGGTTCAAGTTTACCAAAATACACTCAGTATAATAatattacagaaaaaagaaagtcagGCTGAAGGGAGAATCAAGGTGGGATAGTAGATGAAACTTGAATCGTCTTACCATCTGCAGTTGCCCCGGGCTGTTTTGAGGGGCCTCACCAGCAGGCAACAGGGGACACAGTATGTGAGAAGCAGCACTGTGAACCTAGCAGGCAGCCGCTGGACCTACCTTCCCGGGATGTGGAGGGTTTTAGCACCAGGCTAATAGCTATAAATAGCCCTGCAAGAAAAATGACTTGAGAATCTGAAAGATTCTAGACTGGCGAATTCCATATGTTTTAGACCACGGCTTGCAGGAAATGTGTTTTCCATCACGgcccagcacacacatacacaaacaacTGCAGTTTCACCGAACTGCACTCGCTCTGGTGCTGAGCTGTttgccctttcctcttctgttgtcATTTTATAAAACACTGGTTACCAGCCTTCTACATTGATGTCCCAAATGGGCTGTGACCACCCACGGTTTGAAAGGCACCATTCTAGACCCTAATCTCctacccgccccccacccccct
The DNA window shown above is from Kogia breviceps isolate mKogBre1 chromosome 14, mKogBre1 haplotype 1, whole genome shotgun sequence and carries:
- the CASTOR2 gene encoding cytosolic arginine sensor for mTORC1 subunit 2 isoform X2; this translates as MGRCKFFSLTETPEDYTIIVDEEGFLELPSSEHLSVADATWLALNVVSGGGSFSSSQPIGVTKIAKSVIAPLADQNISVFMLSTYQTDFILVRERDLPFVTHTLSSEFTILRVVNGETVAAENLGITNGFVKPKMVQRPVIHPLSSPSNRFCVTSLDPDTLPAVATLLMDVMFYSNGAKDPLAAGDDCGHIRFFSFSLIEGYVSLVMDVQTQQRFPSNLLFTSASGELWKMVRIGGQPLGFDECGIVAQISEPLAAADIPAYYISTFKFDHALVPEENIIGVISALKVSQAEKH
- the CASTOR2 gene encoding cytosolic arginine sensor for mTORC1 subunit 2 isoform X1; its protein translation is MELHILEHRLQVASVAKESIPLFTYGLIKLAFLSSKTRCKFFSLTETPEDYTIIVDEEGFLELPSSEHLSVADATWLALNVVSGGGSFSSSQPIGVTKIAKSVIAPLADQNISVFMLSTYQTDFILVRERDLPFVTHTLSSEFTILRVVNGETVAAENLGITNGFVKPKMVQRPVIHPLSSPSNRFCVTSLDPDTLPAVATLLMDVMFYSNGAKDPLAAGDDCGHIRFFSFSLIEGYVSLVMDVQTQQRFPSNLLFTSASGELWKMVRIGGQPLGFDECGIVAQISEPLAAADIPAYYISTFKFDHALVPEENIIGVISALKVSQAEKH